TTTTAGTATCAGGATGTTTTTTTGGCTTTCTTGTTTTTACCAGACGATTTTTTAACCCTTTTTTTAGCGAGTGCTTTTTTCTTTTTTACTCGTTTAATATTATCGTCCATGGCATCCATAAAGGTATTACAAAGGCATAGCATTTTTGCCTCGTTAAAGTAACCTATAGCCGTACCATACATTTGGAATTTTTCGTATAATACTCCTTTGTACGACACTAAAATTGCCTCATCTATTCCTGATACTTTTAGTCCAATTTCAATAATTTTGAGGGCTTCCTCAAACCTGTTCAATTCTATAAGCAAGGCTACGTATTTGTAGTATACAGGGGTATAGTGTTTATCTAAGTACAACGTCATCCTGTAGTAATATTCGGCTTGTTTATAGTCTTGCAACTGCTCGTCGTATATTTGTCCCATTAGGCAATGTGCTCCTGCATGCTCATCATCAGCAGCAATTACATATTGCAATTTTTCTATACATTCATGTACATCGTAAGGGTAATTATCCTTTGCTTGTATGTACATTACTTCGTAGGTGTTAATTCCCATTGTTATTTTTTGTTTGCCTTTACAGGCGATTAATTTTTTGTTTTTAAGTAGCAGGGCAGGTAAGCTGCCCTGCTTTTAATTTTAGCTGGGTATTAGGCTACACAACCTCTAATTAATAATACAATTATAGCCCCTAATGCTATACACCAACCATTAATAGTTACAGTGTATTGCTCTTCCCGAACCTCTTCTGTTGGGGGCTCATAAAAGCCATCGTAATACTCGCAACTAAAAGTTAGCTTTTCTTTTGCTGCCCACTCTTTTACAAGTTTATCTTCCTCTTGGGTAGGCATTTCGTTATACTTACCTTTAGCTTCTAGTATATCGTTTGTTTTAAGGCATACCTCTATGGTTAGTATTCTCCTAAAATCGGTATCGGTAGCGTTACTATTGTATGCTCGTAACGAGAATATCGCTGCTTCTCCCAATGCGCAATCGTCGGTAAATTCAGCAATACAGTGGTTCATTTCGTATCCTTCTTCATACAATGCTTCTGATGATGTAAGTTGTACGGTTCGGTACACTACATTACCTTCTGCTTTATAAAAATCTGTTATCTCGGCAGGCTTCCATTGCATATAACCTGCTGCATCGTTACGTTTTACCATTTCGGCTTTCCACATTTCAGCTTGTCGTAACAATGCATCCCATGTTCTGCCTTTCATGTTTATGTCGGGCTGTTGTACTCTAAGCGCTTCCAAATGTTCCAGTACTACTTGCAACTTATCAAGCGATACCTCTTCTTTTACTTTGGCTACAAATTGTACCACTTTTGCCCAAAACACTTCATTTTCAAAACCATTTGCCAGTACCGACCATGCTATAACCTCAGCTCTTTCGGTCGTTGCGCCGTACCCTAGTGCTTGTGCGCGGCGTATGGCTTGGGGTACAGTATAGGTTGGCGGTGTAAGCCTAAACCAGTGTGCCATACTACTGGTGTAGCTTACAGGAAAACCGCTTAGTGCCAAAACACTATCGCCCCTACCTAGCTGTATGTACCAGTACATGTGTACTTTTTTATCGGTATTAAATACATGCTCCAAAAATTCGGGTACGGGGTATTTTGCAAAGCTGTACCTTATTAGGCTTGCTAGTTGTGCTTCGGGCACAGCGGTTTCTTTTTTCCAACCTTGTATGTCGCGTACTGTTTTGTTACCAAAGGCACTAATGTTTGCCAAAACTGCTATAAAGCCTGGGTTTTTAAGTAGTGTAAAGCAGCCCTCTGCATGCAATTGCAATAGCAACGCACGAAACGTATCGCGCTTCCATACGTTGTTTTGCAGACTCATTTGTGCAAAGTGGCTGGTTATTACACTTGCTAGTGTACCCTTGTTACCTTGCAATAGGGGTGGGGTGGTGTAGGCGCGTTCTACCATTTTGGCAAAAGCGGTTTTACTCATTACTGTTATTTGCTTTTCCATAGCGTTACGTGTTTTGGCTACACTTGCTTGTTGGTTTACGTGAAGCCTGTTGTTCTTTTTATCATCTAATTATTTATTGTTCTGTTGTATGCTCTGTTGTTTTTCATTCCACCGCCCAGCATAAAAAAAGCCCGATTCTGTTTCAGAACCGGGCTTTGCACAATGCAAAGGCATTATTCCTCCTTTCAACAGGGAATATCCGGTTTACCGCATGGTAGTACAAGCCCAAATAGTGGGTTGTTGCATGGCTGAATGTGTATTTTTTTATATGCTATTATCATACTATGTTGTGCATAAAAAAACCCAGAGCTTTTTCAAGTCTGGGTTTGTATATTTTTAAAAATAGATTGTTATCTAAAACTAAAATTATCTATTAAACCCGACCTGAATGCACGAACACCGTCCGCTGCACACTCTTGCTTATATGTCGAATTTATAAATAACATGATTTCTATCTTTTTTACTTTTCTGTTTGTTTGCAGTGCAAAGCTAAAGTAAATGTTTAAAAATCCAAACGTACGGAGCTATTTGTACTAAATCTAATTTATTACTGGCTTACAACGGGCAGGTTGCCATAAATTTTATAAATTGTAGTCAATTCGGGTGTAAACGGGCTTTTGTATTAGTTTTACATTGTTTATCGCAACAATTGTTATTTTTTGGTTAAAAAAGACAGTCCGAAGTATTCTGCTAGGCATAATTTGTAATTTTAAAATCTATTACCTCTTACAAAAATGACTCTTTTAGACACATATACCACCGTAAGGCAGCATACTGAAGCGATATGCAGATTACTGCAAACAGAAGATTATGTACCACAACCTGCAGCTTTTGTTAGCCCACCCAAATGGCACTTAGCCCATACCACTTGGTTTTTTGAGCAGTTTATACTCACACAGCACTTACCCAACTATAAGGTATACAACCCCGATTTTTGTTTCCTGTTTAACAGCTACTACAATAATGTGGGCGACCGCACTTTTAGAGCCGACAGGGGTGCCATAACTCGCCCTGGTGTAGAAGAAATATATGCCTACCGCAAGTATGTAGACATACACATGGAGTTGGTACTACAACTAAAAAACGAAGCCGTACACAGCTTAGCAACACTCGGGATTAACCACGAGCAACAACACCAAGAACTTTTACTTACCGATATAAAATACATACTTAGTTGCAACCCAACATTCCCTATTTATAACGAGGATATTAATTGGGAGCAGCAAACCAATAGCCATTTAGGATTTATAACCATACCCGAAGGGGTGTACGAAATTGGTTGTAATACCAATGGTTTTAGTTACGATAACGAGCATGGCAGGCACAAAACCTACCTGCACGAGTTTGATATAGCCATTAACCTAGTAACCAATGCCGAGTACATGGAATTTATGGAGGCAGGCGGTTATACCAATTTTAACTATTGGCTGGACGAGGGTTGGGCATGGGTAAACCAAAACAACATTAACGCCCCGCTGTACTGGCACAACATAAACGGCAAATGGCAACAATTTACTATGGTAGGCTTACACGATGTAAACCCCAATGCCATAGTAACCCACATTAGTTTTTACGAAGCTGCTGCCTATGCCGAATGGAAAGGGATGCGATTGCCTACCGAACAGGAGTGGGAAACAGCATCTAACAAGTTGGACTGGGGGCAACGTTGGGAATGGACAAATAGTGCCTACCTGCCCTACCCCAATTACAACAAACCCGATGGTGCTGTGGGTGAGTATAATGGTAAGTTTATGATTAACCAAATGGTACTCCGTGGGGCATCGTGTGCTACAAGCCCCGAGCACAGCCGTAACACCTACCGCAACTTTTTTCACCCCAACGAACGTTGGCAATTTAATGGCATTCGCCTTGTAAAAAAATAAATGGACAAAGCAACAGAGATACCCGTAAACTCCTTTGCAGCCGATGTGCTTAAGGGACTTACTGACGAGAAAAAACACCTATCATCCAAATACTTTTACGATGATAACGGCAGCCGTATTTTTATGGAAATCATGAAAATGCCCGAATATTACCCTACAGGATGTGAGTTCGAAATACTATCGCAGCAATCGGGTAACATATTAAACGAGTTGCCTTTTAACGAGCGTTTTAATATTGTGGAATTTGGTAGTGGCGATGGCGTAAAAACCAAACAACTGCTAAGCACTTTTATGGAGAAAGGGGCTGATTTTACGTATGTACCTATCGATATATCGCAAGAGGCTATAGATGCCCTCGAAAAGAATATTACCAGCGTACTACCCAACATAAAAATGAAGCCTAAAACGGGCGATTATTTTAAAGTGCTGGAAACCCTGAGTAAAGATACCACCCCTAACCTATTCCTGTTTTTAGGCGGTAATATAGGCAACTACCTGCGCCAAGATGCCTTAGGCTTGTTACGAAAGTTTAATGCGGGCATGAAAAAAGGTGATATGCTGCTTATGGGTATGGATTTAAAAAAGAATCCGCATATTATACAAAAAGCCTACGACGATGCACAGGGTATAACCAAAGCCTTTAATATGAACTTACTGAGCCGTATAAATAACGAGTTGGATGCTGATATTAAACTGGACCAGTTTGATTTTTATAGCAATTACAGCCCAAAAACAGGCGAGGTAAACAGCTACTTGGTAAGTTTAAAGCAACAACACTTTCATAGTATGGTGCTAGACACTACATTCCATTTTGAGAAAGATGAGTTAATTTGGACGGAGCTTTCGCAGAAATATAGTTTTGAGGATATTGATATTCTTGCTAACGAGGCAGGCTTTACCGTTACCAAAAACTTTATGGATTGCAAATACTACTTTACCGATAGTTTGTGGGTGAAATAGTACTTATATAGAATCACCTTATAGGGTAATTAAAATATTACCCTGTAACCTTTTATTATAAACATCGTCATATAGGCAGTTAAAAACAATTATATGCCTATTGAACAAAAAGGAGATGCTAATGGTTTGATAAAACCAGCTAATCGTCTAGGAGTTTTATTCGACCTAACTATCTACATATCAACAATGTTTCTGATAAGGGAACTCTATTTTCCAGAGGTTGGTTTTATTATAAATGGGCTCTTTTGGTCGCTTTCAACTTTAATTATTGCTACTTGGAGAATGAAAGCTCGCAATGTATCGTGGAAAGATTTAGGACTTCGAAAACCTGAAAGCATAAAAAAAACGCTATTAACTTCTGCCGGAATTTTAGCAGCCACTATTTTATCAATATTATTTTTTCAGATTGTAAAGGACTACTTACCTTTTTCTTTCGAATCAAATAATTATTCTGAAAATTCAACTTCTAAGTTTGGGGAGTTAAAAGGGAATTGGTTGCTTTTCTTCGCAATTATGCCAGCAGTTTCACTTGAATCGATGCTAGAAGAATTATTAGACCGAGGATTTTTAATAAATTGGTTTGAAAAGTTCTTTTCGCAAATCTCTATAGCTACAATTCTTGCTGTGGTTTTACAAGCTGCAATTTTTGGATTCAGACATTCATATGATTTATCAGAAAGATCTATTACAGTAGGAATTATTGGTTTAGTTATGGGAATAGCCTATGTAAAATTTGGGCGAAATTTATGGGCGTTAATTATTGCACATTGTATACTAAACACAATGTCTATGATAGACAGGGTACAG
The Flavobacterium litorale genome window above contains:
- a CDS encoding L-histidine N(alpha)-methyltransferase, whose product is MDKATEIPVNSFAADVLKGLTDEKKHLSSKYFYDDNGSRIFMEIMKMPEYYPTGCEFEILSQQSGNILNELPFNERFNIVEFGSGDGVKTKQLLSTFMEKGADFTYVPIDISQEAIDALEKNITSVLPNIKMKPKTGDYFKVLETLSKDTTPNLFLFLGGNIGNYLRQDALGLLRKFNAGMKKGDMLLMGMDLKKNPHIIQKAYDDAQGITKAFNMNLLSRINNELDADIKLDQFDFYSNYSPKTGEVNSYLVSLKQQHFHSMVLDTTFHFEKDELIWTELSQKYSFEDIDILANEAGFTVTKNFMDCKYYFTDSLWVK
- the egtB gene encoding ergothioneine biosynthesis protein EgtB produces the protein MTLLDTYTTVRQHTEAICRLLQTEDYVPQPAAFVSPPKWHLAHTTWFFEQFILTQHLPNYKVYNPDFCFLFNSYYNNVGDRTFRADRGAITRPGVEEIYAYRKYVDIHMELVLQLKNEAVHSLATLGINHEQQHQELLLTDIKYILSCNPTFPIYNEDINWEQQTNSHLGFITIPEGVYEIGCNTNGFSYDNEHGRHKTYLHEFDIAINLVTNAEYMEFMEAGGYTNFNYWLDEGWAWVNQNNINAPLYWHNINGKWQQFTMVGLHDVNPNAIVTHISFYEAAAYAEWKGMRLPTEQEWETASNKLDWGQRWEWTNSAYLPYPNYNKPDGAVGEYNGKFMINQMVLRGASCATSPEHSRNTYRNFFHPNERWQFNGIRLVKK
- a CDS encoding CPBP family intramembrane glutamic endopeptidase; translated protein: MPIEQKGDANGLIKPANRLGVLFDLTIYISTMFLIRELYFPEVGFIINGLFWSLSTLIIATWRMKARNVSWKDLGLRKPESIKKTLLTSAGILAATILSILFFQIVKDYLPFSFESNNYSENSTSKFGELKGNWLLFFAIMPAVSLESMLEELLDRGFLINWFEKFFSQISIATILAVVLQAAIFGFRHSYDLSERSITVGIIGLVMGIAYVKFGRNLWALIIAHCILNTMSMIDRVQ
- a CDS encoding PcfJ domain-containing protein, encoding MEKQITVMSKTAFAKMVERAYTTPPLLQGNKGTLASVITSHFAQMSLQNNVWKRDTFRALLLQLHAEGCFTLLKNPGFIAVLANISAFGNKTVRDIQGWKKETAVPEAQLASLIRYSFAKYPVPEFLEHVFNTDKKVHMYWYIQLGRGDSVLALSGFPVSYTSSMAHWFRLTPPTYTVPQAIRRAQALGYGATTERAEVIAWSVLANGFENEVFWAKVVQFVAKVKEEVSLDKLQVVLEHLEALRVQQPDINMKGRTWDALLRQAEMWKAEMVKRNDAAGYMQWKPAEITDFYKAEGNVVYRTVQLTSSEALYEEGYEMNHCIAEFTDDCALGEAAIFSLRAYNSNATDTDFRRILTIEVCLKTNDILEAKGKYNEMPTQEEDKLVKEWAAKEKLTFSCEYYDGFYEPPTEEVREEQYTVTINGWCIALGAIIVLLIRGCVA